The Tepidibacter aestuarii genome contains a region encoding:
- a CDS encoding heavy metal translocating P-type ATPase, with product MNKSFNIEGLHCASCVNALEKAMHKLEGVQEASVNLATNKMEIKYKEDVISEQEIVEAVSKAGFKAITNENIREIVIPVQGMTUASCVSAVDRAINKLDGIKSVDVNIATNKAKVIYDADKVRISEIKNAIEKAGYTPLDIEAEEIQDQDKEKKEKEIKTLFKKFILSAIFTTPLFYIAMGHMIGLPLPNIIDPMHNPLNFALVQILLTIPVVIAGYKFYTVGFRSLFRGSPNMDSLIAVGTSSAIVYGLYAIYQIINGNVEYAKDLYFETAGVIITLILLGKYLESVSKGKTSEAIKKLVGMQPKTAIVIQDGEEITIAIEEVEEGDIVLVKPGEKIPVDGVVIEGHTSVDESMLTGESIPVEKKSGDKVVGASINKNGVIKFKATKVGKDTALSQIIKLVEEAQGSKAPIAKLADVIAGYFVPIVMGIALISGVAWYISGESLIFSLTIFISVLVVACPCALGLATPTAIMVGTGKGAENGVLIKSGVALESAHKIETIVFDKTGTITEGKPEVTDIITLDNYAQEELLQIAASAEKGSEHPLGEAIVRGAEEKNISLLNLDKFYAIPGHGIEVEIKSKQIYLGNEKLMRDKNIDISLKEESDKLAGEGKTPMYMAVDDKLEGIIAVADVVKESSKKAIDMLHDMGIEVAMITGDNKKTASAIAKQVGIDVVLAEVLPEDKSNEVKKLQGKNKVVAMVGDGINDAPALAQADIGIAIGSGTDVAMESADIVLMKSDLVDVVTAIKLSKSTIRNIKQNLFWAFAYNTAGIPLAAGVFYALGGPKLNPMFAAGAMALSSVSVVTNALRLRKFKA from the coding sequence ATGAATAAAAGTTTTAATATAGAGGGTCTACATTGTGCTTCTTGTGTAAATGCTCTAGAAAAAGCAATGCATAAATTGGAAGGAGTACAAGAAGCTAGCGTTAACTTAGCAACAAATAAAATGGAAATAAAATATAAAGAAGATGTTATTTCTGAACAAGAAATCGTAGAGGCTGTAAGTAAGGCTGGATTTAAAGCAATTACTAATGAAAATATAAGAGAAATTGTTATTCCAGTACAAGGAATGACTTGAGCATCTTGCGTAAGTGCTGTTGATAGGGCTATCAACAAATTAGACGGAATAAAATCTGTAGATGTAAACATCGCTACTAATAAAGCAAAAGTGATTTATGATGCAGATAAGGTAAGAATTTCAGAAATAAAAAATGCAATCGAAAAAGCTGGATATACACCTTTAGATATAGAAGCTGAGGAAATACAAGATCAAGATAAAGAAAAAAAAGAAAAAGAAATAAAAACATTGTTTAAAAAGTTTATCTTATCTGCTATATTTACAACACCTCTTTTTTATATTGCGATGGGCCATATGATTGGGTTACCGCTACCTAATATTATTGATCCTATGCATAACCCACTAAATTTTGCATTAGTTCAAATACTTTTAACTATACCTGTAGTAATAGCAGGGTATAAGTTTTATACTGTAGGGTTTAGGTCGCTATTTAGAGGAAGCCCAAATATGGATTCGCTAATAGCTGTAGGAACAAGTTCAGCTATCGTATATGGTTTATATGCTATATATCAAATTATTAATGGAAATGTAGAGTATGCAAAGGATTTGTACTTTGAAACAGCAGGAGTTATTATAACTCTAATACTTCTTGGAAAATACTTAGAATCAGTTTCAAAAGGAAAGACTTCAGAGGCTATAAAAAAGCTTGTAGGTATGCAGCCTAAAACTGCAATAGTTATTCAAGATGGGGAGGAAATAACTATTGCTATTGAAGAAGTTGAAGAAGGAGATATAGTACTAGTAAAACCTGGAGAAAAGATTCCTGTTGATGGAGTTGTTATAGAAGGTCATACTTCTGTTGATGAATCTATGCTTACAGGAGAAAGTATTCCAGTTGAGAAAAAATCAGGAGATAAGGTAGTAGGAGCGAGTATTAATAAAAATGGTGTAATTAAATTTAAGGCAACTAAAGTAGGAAAAGATACAGCTCTTTCTCAAATTATTAAGTTAGTAGAAGAGGCACAAGGAAGTAAAGCACCTATTGCAAAGCTTGCAGACGTAATAGCAGGTTATTTTGTTCCTATAGTTATGGGAATTGCTTTAATATCAGGAGTTGCTTGGTATATTTCGGGTGAGTCTTTAATATTCTCTTTAACTATATTCATATCTGTTCTAGTTGTAGCTTGCCCATGTGCGTTAGGACTTGCAACTCCAACAGCTATAATGGTTGGAACAGGAAAAGGAGCAGAAAATGGAGTTTTAATTAAAAGTGGAGTAGCACTTGAATCAGCTCACAAAATAGAAACAATTGTATTTGATAAAACGGGAACTATAACAGAAGGAAAGCCAGAAGTTACAGATATAATCACTTTAGATAATTACGCACAAGAAGAACTACTTCAAATTGCAGCCTCTGCTGAAAAAGGATCAGAACATCCATTAGGGGAAGCTATTGTAAGAGGAGCAGAAGAAAAAAATATTTCTTTATTAAATTTGGATAAGTTCTATGCTATACCTGGTCATGGAATAGAAGTTGAAATAAAAAGCAAACAAATATATTTAGGTAATGAAAAATTAATGAGAGACAAGAATATAGACATAAGCTTGAAAGAAGAATCTGATAAGCTTGCAGGTGAAGGAAAAACACCGATGTATATGGCTGTTGACGATAAACTAGAAGGGATTATCGCTGTTGCAGATGTAGTAAAAGAAAGTAGTAAAAAAGCTATAGATATGCTTCATGATATGGGAATAGAAGTTGCTATGATTACAGGTGATAATAAGAAAACTGCTAGTGCTATTGCAAAGCAAGTTGGAATAGATGTAGTTTTAGCAGAAGTACTTCCTGAAGATAAATCAAATGAAGTTAAAAAGCTTCAAGGAAAAAATAAAGTTGTAGCCATGGTTGGAGATGGTATAAATGATGCTCCAGCTTTAGCTCAAGCAGATATAGGTATTGCTATTGGTTCTGGTACAGATGTAGCAATGGAATCAGCAGATATAGTTCTTATGAAAAGTGATTTAGTAGATGTTGTTACAGCTATAAAATTAAGCAAAAGTACTATAAGAAATATTAAGCAAAATTTATTCTGGGCATTTGCATATAACACTGCAGGAATACCTCTTGCAGCAGGAGTGTTTTATGCACTAGGTGGACCGAAGCTTAATCCGATGTTTGCAGCAGGGGCCATGGCTTTAAGTTCTGTATCTGTAGTAACTAATGCTTTAAGACTGAGAAAATTTAAAGCATAA
- the arsD gene encoding arsenite efflux transporter metallochaperone ArsD, protein MKKMIIFDPAMCCSTGVCGPSVDPELLRVSTIINNLKNNGVMVERYNLSSEPQAFVDNKMINELLNSEGVGILPVTIIDDKVVKTKEYLKTEEFYKLLDLANDVSKASKPNGCNCKDGCC, encoded by the coding sequence ATGAAAAAAATGATTATATTTGACCCAGCAATGTGTTGTTCAACAGGAGTTTGTGGACCTTCAGTAGATCCAGAATTACTGAGAGTATCAACGATTATTAATAATTTGAAAAATAATGGAGTAATGGTTGAAAGATATAATTTATCAAGTGAACCACAGGCATTTGTAGATAATAAAATGATAAATGAATTATTAAATAGTGAAGGCGTAGGTATTTTACCCGTGACAATTATAGATGATAAGGTAGTTAAGACTAAGGAATATCTTAAAACTGAGGAATTTTATAAATTATTAGATTTAGCAAATGATGTATCTAAAGCTTCGAAACCTAATGGATGCAATTGTAAAGATGGATGTTGCTAA
- the arsA gene encoding arsenical pump-driving ATPase — protein sequence MTSFNPNKIDLTKYLFFTGKGGVGKTSTACATAITLADQGKKVMLISTDPASNLQDVFNTDLNNKGVQIKEVPNLVVANFDPEEAAKEYKESVVGPYRGKLPDVVIKNMEEQLSGSCTVEIAAFNEFSNFITDKKAKEEFNHIIFDTAPTGHTLRMLQLPSAWSNFISDNKHGASCLGQLAGLESKREVYKNAVDILANKNLTTLILVSRPEESPLKEAERASKELLDLEINNQILIINGLLKDSDDDLSTNIFKKQQEALQNISRHLSELQIFEIPLRPYNVTGIENIRAFLKEDNVKYSNETLNIEVIPKLKDIVENLYSSNKKVIFTMGKGGVGKTTIAATIALGLAKKGKKVHLTTTDPAAHLKFILDESYGITLSHIDEKKELEKYKKEVLSKARETIGEEDLAYIEEDLRSPCTQEIAVFRAFAQIVERCENEVVVIDTAPTGHTLLLLDSTQSYHKEIERSQGNIPKSVKKLLPRLRNEEETEVIIVTLAEATPVYEAMRLQDDLNRAGINSKWWIINSSLFATDTTNKILKAKASNEIVWINKVNEISKGSLAVIKWNNEEIKGEKLLDLLM from the coding sequence ATGACTAGCTTTAATCCTAATAAAATAGATTTAACTAAATACTTATTTTTTACAGGAAAAGGTGGGGTTGGGAAAACATCAACAGCTTGTGCTACTGCCATAACTTTAGCGGATCAAGGTAAAAAGGTTATGCTTATAAGTACAGATCCAGCTTCAAACTTACAGGATGTATTCAATACTGATTTAAATAATAAAGGTGTTCAGATAAAAGAAGTTCCAAATCTAGTAGTAGCTAATTTTGATCCAGAGGAGGCTGCAAAAGAATATAAAGAAAGTGTTGTAGGCCCTTATAGAGGAAAGCTACCTGATGTAGTAATAAAAAATATGGAAGAACAACTTTCTGGTTCATGCACAGTTGAAATAGCAGCATTCAATGAATTTTCAAATTTCATAACGGATAAAAAAGCAAAAGAAGAATTTAACCATATTATATTTGATACTGCACCAACAGGTCATACTCTTAGAATGCTGCAACTTCCATCGGCTTGGAGTAATTTTATTAGTGACAATAAGCATGGTGCATCATGCTTAGGTCAATTAGCAGGACTTGAGAGTAAAAGAGAGGTTTATAAAAATGCAGTAGATATCTTAGCAAATAAAAACTTAACAACTCTGATATTAGTTTCTCGTCCAGAAGAATCTCCTTTAAAGGAAGCGGAAAGAGCATCAAAGGAGCTTTTAGATTTAGAAATAAACAATCAAATCCTTATAATAAATGGATTACTTAAAGATTCTGATGATGACTTATCTACAAATATTTTTAAGAAACAGCAAGAGGCGTTACAAAATATATCAAGACATTTAAGTGAATTACAAATATTTGAAATTCCACTTAGGCCATATAATGTTACTGGTATAGAAAATATAAGAGCATTTTTAAAAGAAGATAATGTTAAGTATAGTAATGAGACTCTAAACATAGAGGTTATACCTAAGTTAAAGGATATTGTTGAAAATCTATATAGTTCTAATAAAAAGGTTATTTTTACAATGGGAAAAGGTGGCGTTGGTAAAACAACTATAGCTGCTACCATTGCACTTGGCCTTGCTAAAAAAGGTAAAAAAGTTCATCTAACAACTACTGACCCAGCAGCTCATTTAAAATTTATACTTGATGAAAGCTATGGAATTACATTAAGCCATATTGATGAGAAAAAAGAACTTGAAAAGTATAAAAAGGAAGTATTGAGCAAAGCAAGAGAAACTATAGGAGAAGAAGATCTTGCTTATATAGAAGAAGATTTAAGGTCTCCTTGTACTCAAGAGATAGCTGTATTCAGAGCTTTTGCACAGATAGTTGAAAGATGCGAAAATGAAGTTGTCGTAATAGATACAGCACCAACTGGACATACGCTTCTACTTTTAGATTCAACTCAAAGCTATCATAAAGAAATTGAGCGTTCACAGGGCAATATTCCTAAATCAGTAAAAAAACTTTTACCAAGATTGAGAAATGAAGAAGAAACAGAAGTTATAATAGTAACTTTAGCTGAAGCAACGCCAGTATATGAAGCTATGAGGTTGCAAGATGATTTAAATCGTGCAGGAATAAATAGCAAGTGGTGGATAATTAATTCAAGTTTATTCGCTACAGATACAACTAATAAAATTCTTAAAGCAAAAGCAAGTAATGAAATAGTTTGGATAAATAAAGTTAATGAAATTTCAAAAGGTAGTCTTGCAGTTATTAAATGGAATAACGAAGAGATTAAAGGTGAAAAGTTATTAGATTTACTAATGTAA
- a CDS encoding SHOCT domain-containing protein: protein MMVFLLFIVVLIIYLLNNNSLSYNKRYNESDKAIEILKEKYAKGEITEEEYKHKLKILNS, encoded by the coding sequence ATGATGGTATTTTTATTATTTATTGTAGTATTAATTATATACTTACTAAATAACAATAGTTTATCATACAATAAAAGATATAATGAAAGCGATAAAGCTATAGAAATTCTAAAAGAAAAATATGCAAAAGGTGAAATTACAGAAGAAGAATATAAGCATAAACTTAAAATATTAAATTCATAG
- a CDS encoding ArsR/SmtB family transcription factor: MDKMVEIFKALSDKNRLLILDMLSCGELCACDIIEGLNLTQPTISHHMKILQKANLVNVKKEGKWMRYSLNLEVIKKSIDYINILSSPKEDCICKGIKKDCND; the protein is encoded by the coding sequence ATGGACAAAATGGTTGAAATATTTAAAGCTTTATCTGATAAAAATAGACTCCTTATTTTAGATATGCTTTCATGTGGAGAATTATGTGCCTGCGATATTATAGAAGGATTAAACTTAACTCAACCGACTATTTCTCATCATATGAAGATTTTACAAAAGGCAAATTTAGTAAATGTAAAAAAAGAAGGAAAGTGGATGAGATATTCTTTAAATTTAGAAGTTATAAAAAAATCAATAGATTATATAAACATACTTTCATCACCTAAAGAAGATTGTATTTGTAAAGGAATAAAAAAAGATTGTAATGACTAA
- the arsB gene encoding ACR3 family arsenite efflux transporter, protein MKEKNKKNVGLDFFGRYLTIWVTICIIVGVSIGQIFPAFPRALSKFEYAKVSIPVAILIWIMIYPMMLKIDFSSIVNATKKPKGLTVTCVTNWLIKPFTMYLIAGFFLKIVFKNLIPANLASDYLAGALLLGAAPCTAMVFVWSHLTEGDPAYTVVQVAINDLILLFAFTPIVAFLLGVSDVVVPYDTLFLSVALFVVIPLVGGYLSRKYIIKNKGIEYFENIFLKKFDNITIIGLLLTLIIIFSFQGEVILNNPMHIALIAVPLIIQTVFIFFIAYFWAKEWKLPHNIAAPGAMIGASNFFELAVAVAISLFGLQSGAALATVVGVLVEVPLMLALVKIANKTKHWFK, encoded by the coding sequence ATGAAAGAAAAAAACAAAAAAAATGTAGGGTTAGACTTTTTTGGTAGGTATCTTACAATATGGGTGACTATATGCATAATAGTAGGAGTATCTATAGGTCAAATTTTTCCTGCTTTTCCTAGGGCATTAAGCAAATTTGAATATGCAAAAGTATCAATTCCAGTAGCTATACTTATATGGATTATGATTTATCCTATGATGCTTAAAATTGATTTTTCAAGCATTGTAAATGCTACGAAAAAACCAAAAGGACTTACAGTAACTTGCGTTACAAACTGGCTAATAAAACCATTTACTATGTATTTAATCGCAGGATTTTTCTTGAAAATAGTTTTTAAGAACTTAATTCCAGCAAATCTAGCATCTGATTATCTAGCGGGAGCATTACTTTTAGGAGCAGCACCTTGTACAGCTATGGTATTTGTTTGGAGCCATTTAACAGAGGGGGATCCTGCTTATACAGTAGTTCAAGTTGCTATAAACGATTTAATTTTACTATTTGCATTTACACCTATAGTTGCATTTTTACTTGGAGTAAGTGATGTAGTAGTACCGTATGATACATTATTTTTATCAGTTGCTTTATTTGTAGTTATTCCTTTGGTTGGAGGGTATTTATCTAGAAAATATATTATAAAAAACAAAGGAATAGAGTATTTTGAAAATATATTTCTTAAAAAATTTGACAATATAACAATAATAGGGTTGTTGCTTACTTTAATTATAATATTTTCTTTCCAAGGAGAGGTAATACTTAACAATCCAATGCATATTGCATTAATAGCTGTACCGCTTATAATTCAAACAGTTTTTATATTTTTTATTGCATATTTTTGGGCAAAAGAGTGGAAACTACCTCATAATATAGCGGCACCTGGAGCAATGATTGGAGCAAGTAACTTTTTTGAATTAGCAGTAGCTGTTGCAATATCTTTATTTGGTTTACAATCTGGAGCAGCTCTTGCAACTGTCGTTGGAGTATTAGTTGAGGTTCCTTTAATGCTTGCTCTTGTTAAAATAGCAAATAAAACTAAACATTGGTTTAAGTAA